The Natrinema salifodinae genome includes a window with the following:
- the mutS gene encoding DNA mismatch repair protein MutS — protein sequence MDSALGPPEEMAEKRDELTPMMRQYHDLCSRYDEAIVLFQVGDFYETFCGAAERTARLLEIALTSREDSTGEYPMAGIPIDNAESYIEELLEAGYRVAVADQVEEPGETSGVVERAVTRVITPGTLTEDELLASDDNNFVAALSREGERLGLALLDVSTGDFYATSATAAESVADEVSRFDPSEAVVGPDAPADLVPDGCMVTPFDARAFDRERAGEKLSAYFRNPDALLAGDAEIRACGALLAYAEYVRGGEHEGERGDDGDDDDERVDAVFEGDADHRLEYITQLTRYDPREYLLLDAVALRSLELFEPRTVHGRDDATLVGVLNETASALGGRKLRDWLRRPLLDPARIEGRHDAVAELKGAVQRRERLHEILRDVYDLERLIGRISRERANARDLRSLRDTLAVVPDVREQLADADCERLRKLHETLDPLADVRELIEDAIVADPPIEITEGGIVAEGYDEDLDDLRSTARDGKQWIDELEDRQRERTGIDSLKVGHNSVHGYYIEVTNPNLDSVPDDYQRRQTLKNSERFVTPELKEREDEIVSAEQRSDEREYELFCEVRREIADEVERVQGLAEALATLDALVSLSTAAAQYDYCRPEILDRDAGQHVEIEGGRHPVVERTQESFVPNDARLTSDRRLAVITGPNMSGKSTYMRQVAQIVLLAQVGSFVPARAARLAPVERIFTRVGASDDIAGGRSTFMVEMDELATILREADERSLVLLDEVGRGTSTADGMAIAQAITEHLHDAVGAMTLFATHHHPLTELADDLAAAFTLHFEVDQDDGEVVFHHEIAPGAATGSYGVEVATAAGVPESVVDRARGLVAAAADEFEASDADANGDADRVSADIDGSDRESDGPTSGSASEPTATATADGGDIPADVAAELRALNLAHLTPVEALTELDRLKQLLEE from the coding sequence ATGGATTCGGCGCTTGGCCCTCCCGAGGAGATGGCCGAGAAACGCGACGAGCTGACGCCGATGATGCGCCAGTATCACGATCTCTGTTCGCGCTACGACGAGGCGATCGTCCTCTTTCAGGTGGGTGACTTCTACGAGACCTTCTGCGGCGCGGCCGAACGCACCGCGCGGCTGCTCGAGATCGCCCTGACCAGCCGCGAGGACAGTACCGGCGAGTACCCGATGGCCGGCATCCCGATCGACAACGCCGAGTCGTACATCGAGGAGCTGTTGGAGGCCGGCTACCGGGTCGCCGTCGCTGACCAGGTCGAGGAGCCCGGCGAGACCTCGGGCGTCGTCGAGCGGGCGGTCACGCGCGTGATCACGCCCGGGACGCTCACCGAGGACGAACTGCTCGCGAGCGACGACAACAACTTCGTCGCAGCGCTGTCCCGCGAGGGCGAGCGGCTCGGCCTGGCCCTGCTCGACGTCTCGACCGGCGACTTCTACGCGACGAGCGCGACCGCGGCCGAGTCGGTCGCCGACGAGGTGAGCCGGTTCGACCCCTCGGAGGCGGTCGTCGGTCCCGACGCGCCGGCCGACCTCGTGCCCGACGGCTGCATGGTAACGCCGTTCGACGCGCGGGCCTTCGACCGCGAGCGAGCCGGCGAGAAGCTCTCGGCGTACTTCCGGAATCCCGACGCCCTGCTCGCCGGCGACGCGGAGATCCGGGCCTGCGGCGCCCTGCTCGCGTACGCCGAGTACGTCCGCGGCGGCGAGCACGAGGGCGAGCGCGGCGACGATGGTGACGATGACGACGAGCGGGTCGACGCCGTCTTCGAGGGCGACGCGGACCACCGCCTCGAGTACATCACGCAGCTTACCAGGTACGATCCGCGGGAGTACCTGCTCCTCGATGCCGTCGCCTTGCGCAGCCTCGAGCTGTTCGAACCCCGAACCGTCCACGGCCGGGACGACGCGACGCTGGTTGGTGTCCTCAACGAGACCGCCAGCGCGCTCGGCGGCCGCAAGCTCAGGGACTGGCTCCGCCGGCCGCTGCTCGATCCAGCCCGGATCGAGGGCCGCCACGACGCGGTCGCGGAGCTGAAGGGGGCCGTCCAACGTCGCGAGCGGCTCCACGAGATCCTGCGAGACGTCTACGACTTAGAGCGGCTGATCGGGCGGATCTCCCGCGAGCGGGCCAACGCGCGGGACCTGCGCTCGCTTCGGGACACGCTCGCTGTCGTGCCCGACGTCCGGGAACAACTGGCCGACGCCGACTGCGAGCGCCTGCGCAAACTCCACGAAACCCTGGACCCGCTCGCCGACGTCCGCGAGTTGATCGAGGACGCGATCGTCGCCGACCCGCCGATCGAGATCACCGAGGGCGGGATCGTCGCCGAGGGCTACGACGAGGACTTAGACGACCTGCGATCGACCGCCCGGGACGGCAAGCAGTGGATCGACGAACTGGAGGACCGCCAGCGCGAGCGCACGGGCATCGACTCGCTGAAGGTCGGCCACAACTCGGTCCACGGCTACTACATCGAGGTGACGAACCCGAACCTCGATTCCGTCCCGGACGACTACCAGCGCCGGCAGACGCTGAAGAACTCCGAGCGGTTCGTCACGCCGGAGCTCAAGGAGCGCGAGGACGAGATCGTCAGCGCCGAGCAGCGGTCCGACGAGCGCGAGTACGAACTCTTCTGCGAGGTCCGCCGCGAGATCGCCGACGAGGTCGAGCGCGTCCAGGGCCTGGCCGAGGCGCTCGCGACGCTCGACGCGCTCGTCTCCCTGTCGACGGCCGCCGCTCAGTACGACTACTGCCGGCCGGAGATCCTCGACCGCGACGCGGGACAGCACGTCGAGATCGAGGGCGGGCGCCATCCCGTCGTCGAGCGCACCCAGGAGTCGTTCGTGCCCAACGACGCGCGGCTGACGAGCGACCGCCGCCTGGCCGTGATCACTGGGCCCAACATGTCGGGCAAATCGACGTACATGCGCCAGGTAGCCCAGATCGTCCTGCTGGCGCAGGTCGGGAGCTTCGTCCCTGCGCGGGCCGCCAGGCTCGCGCCGGTCGAGCGGATCTTTACCCGCGTCGGGGCCAGCGACGACATCGCGGGCGGGCGCTCGACGTTCATGGTCGAGATGGACGAGCTCGCGACGATCCTGCGGGAGGCCGACGAGCGCTCGCTGGTCCTGTTAGACGAGGTCGGCCGGGGCACCTCGACGGCCGACGGGATGGCCATCGCGCAGGCGATCACCGAGCACCTCCACGACGCGGTCGGCGCGATGACGCTGTTCGCGACCCACCACCACCCGCTGACCGAACTCGCGGACGACCTCGCGGCGGCGTTCACGCTGCACTTCGAGGTCGATCAGGACGACGGCGAGGTCGTCTTCCACCACGAGATCGCGCCCGGCGCGGCGACCGGCTCCTACGGGGTCGAGGTCGCGACCGCCGCCGGGGTTCCCGAGAGCGTGGTCGATCGCGCGCGCGGTCTGGTCGCAGCGGCCGCCGACGAATTCGAGGCGAGCGACGCCGACGCGAATGGAGACGCGGACCGGGTGAGCGCCGACATCGACGGGAGCGACCGTGAGAGCGATGGGCCGACTTCCGGGTCGGCGAGCGAGCCGACCGCCACGGCGACCGCAGACGGGGGCGACATCCCGGCGGACGTGGCGGCGGAACTGCGCGCGCTCAACCTCGCTCACCTCACCCCGGTTGAGGCGCTGACGGAACTCGATCGGCTGAAGCAGTTACTCGAGGAGTGA
- a CDS encoding winged helix-turn-helix transcriptional regulator yields MPSESSIAVRLVACLVAAMLFGSAVAGVASAAAGPSSSVAPTIDDASLESDRLTASIGSMIDETTEPVENATDTAIDEGEGTTDTVENATNTTTDDSEPVVDGTTDIVDDAANNLTTIGESVENATENTTSAVDDTVDETTETVDTTAPEVDAELESDAETGPNASVGAEASVGGATANADRDDATDDGSGTEPAAGDDGSGDANSSESGPPDAGDAATDAVLVGLLGAITASGAAAGGAGAGASGAGAASGASTATASWLGQARELDALRRAGSDLWKLLPIFRYSRYDDSDPLEHDRRRAVYEAIRDEPGAYLSQLSDRTGVPLSTVRHHVRVLEEEDLVTDSKVNGKRRYFLEEADAELQAALAEPAKRDVLEALADLGRAHNGRLADELGRDPSTISHHLSALEEDGLVVREKDGRAIVNELPPAVEAALIDEPVPAADSRPAPADD; encoded by the coding sequence ATGCCGTCGGAATCGTCGATCGCGGTTCGCCTGGTCGCGTGTCTCGTCGCCGCGATGCTGTTCGGCAGCGCGGTCGCGGGCGTCGCGAGCGCCGCGGCGGGACCGTCGAGTTCGGTCGCGCCGACAATCGATGACGCCAGCCTCGAGAGTGACCGGCTGACCGCGTCGATCGGCTCGATGATCGACGAGACGACGGAGCCGGTCGAAAACGCGACCGACACCGCGATCGACGAGGGCGAGGGGACGACCGATACTGTCGAGAATGCAACCAATACGACGACCGATGACTCCGAACCGGTCGTCGACGGGACGACCGATATCGTCGACGACGCCGCCAATAACCTGACCACCATTGGCGAATCGGTCGAGAACGCCACTGAGAATACGACGAGTGCGGTCGACGACACCGTCGACGAGACGACGGAGACCGTCGACACGACGGCCCCGGAAGTCGATGCCGAACTCGAGAGCGACGCCGAGACCGGGCCTAACGCGTCGGTCGGCGCCGAGGCGTCGGTCGGCGGCGCGACCGCGAACGCAGACCGCGACGACGCGACCGACGACGGATCCGGTACCGAACCCGCGGCCGGCGACGACGGCAGCGGCGACGCGAACTCGTCCGAATCCGGGCCGCCAGACGCGGGCGACGCGGCGACCGATGCGGTGTTAGTCGGTCTGTTGGGGGCGATCACCGCCTCCGGTGCCGCGGCGGGCGGGGCCGGCGCAGGGGCGTCCGGGGCCGGTGCTGCCAGCGGCGCGAGCACCGCGACGGCCAGTTGGCTCGGCCAGGCGCGCGAACTGGACGCGCTCCGGCGTGCAGGGTCGGACCTCTGGAAGCTCCTCCCGATCTTCCGGTACAGCCGCTACGATGACTCCGATCCGCTCGAACACGACCGCCGCCGGGCGGTCTACGAGGCGATTCGGGACGAGCCGGGCGCGTACCTCTCGCAGCTCAGCGATCGGACCGGGGTGCCCCTCTCGACGGTTCGCCACCACGTCCGCGTCCTCGAAGAGGAGGACCTGGTGACCGACAGCAAGGTCAACGGGAAGCGCCGCTACTTCCTCGAGGAGGCGGACGCCGAACTCCAGGCCGCCCTCGCGGAACCCGCCAAGCGCGACGTGCTCGAAGCGCTCGCCGACCTCGGCCGCGCTCACAACGGCCGCCTGGCGGACGAACTCGGCCGCGATCCCAGCACGATATCGCACCACCTCTCCGCGCTCGAGGAGGACGGTCTGGTCGTCCGTGAGAAGGACGGGCGGGCGATCGTCAACGAACTGCCGCCGGCGGTCGAGGCGGC